A portion of the Oncorhynchus gorbuscha isolate QuinsamMale2020 ecotype Even-year linkage group LG07, OgorEven_v1.0, whole genome shotgun sequence genome contains these proteins:
- the rbp4 gene encoding retinol-binding protein 4 yields MLRICVALCALATCWAQDCQVSNIQVMQNFDRSRYTGRWYAVAKKDPVGLFLLDNVVAQFSVDESGKMTATAHGRVIILNNWEMCANMFGTFEDTPDPAKFKMRYWGAASYLQSGNDDHWVIDTDYDNYAIHYSCREVDLDGTCLDGYSFIFSRHPTGLRPEDQKIVTNKKKEICFLGKYRRVGHTGFCESS; encoded by the exons ATGCTGAGGATCTGTGTGGCCCTCTGTGCCCTGGCAACATGCTGGGCACAGGACTGTCAAGTTTCAAACATTCAGGTCATGCAGAACTTCGATAGGAGCAGG TATACTGGTAGGTGGTATGCTGTGGCCAAGAAAGATCCTGTTGGTCTGTTCCTCTTGGACAATGTCGTCGCTCAGTTCTCAGTAGATGAAAGTGGCAAAATGACTGCAACTGCCCACGGCAGAGTTATCATCCTGAA CAACTGGGAAATGTGTGCCAACATGTTCGGCACCTTCGAGGACACTCCAGACCCTGCCAAGTTCAAGATGAGATATTGGGGCGCTGCTTCATACCTCCAGTCTGGAA ACGATGACCACTGGGTCATTGACACCGACTACGACAACTACGCCATCCACTACTCCTGCAGAGAGGTTGACCTGGACGGCACCTGCCTGGACGGATACTCCTTCATCTTCTCCCGTCACCCCACTGGCCTGAGACCCGAGGACCAGAAGATTGTCACAAACAAGAAAAAGGAGATCTGCTTCCTCGGCAAATACAGACGCGTTGGACACACTG GTTTCTGTGAAAGCAGTTGA